In Sphingobacterium thalpophilum, a genomic segment contains:
- a CDS encoding L-rhamnose mutarotase, whose translation MKRYVMALDLVDDPQLIKEYEDYHREVWPEIKRSILDTGILQMEIYRFENRLFMNMEVGEDFSFEKKSAMDAANEKVQEWEQLMWKYQAAIPGAKPGEKWVMMTKIFELV comes from the coding sequence ATGAAAAGATATGTCATGGCCTTGGATCTTGTGGACGATCCACAATTGATCAAGGAATATGAGGATTACCACCGCGAAGTGTGGCCGGAAATAAAACGCTCGATTCTGGATACAGGTATTCTGCAGATGGAGATCTATCGTTTTGAAAATAGATTGTTTATGAACATGGAGGTGGGTGAAGATTTTTCATTTGAGAAAAAATCAGCTATGGATGCTGCTAATGAAAAAGTTCAGGAATGGGAACAGCTGATGTGGAAATATCAGGCGGCTATTCCGGGGGCAAAGCCAGGAGAGAAATGGGTAATGATGACAAAAATATTTGAATTAGTATAA
- a CDS encoding alpha-L-fucosidase translates to MKLKHVICGLALLMGSVSASYSQQHYQPSPENLKNREWFEQSRFGVFIHWGVYSVLGDGEWVMNNQNISLDEYALLPKFFNPISFNAKEWAKLFKQAGAKYITFTTRHHDGFSMWDSQISDYNVVKKSPFKRDIVKELVEACHAEGIKVMFYYSLLDWHRDDYLPVGKTGGGIAGRDSTKGDWNHYVQFMKSQLTELLSNYGNIDGIWFDGHWDKPNEDWHFKEIYELIHKLQPQCLVGNNHHLAPFEGEDFQMFERDLPGENTTGFGTKAHDVGILPKEVCGTIAGSWGFELKDRTRKSFQEVLKYLVKAAGHGSNLLLNVGPMPNGEIQDYQQERLKELGKWLSVYGETIYGTAGGAVSPTDDYALTKKGNQVYLHVFKTDKKELLINNLPYQVKKVSTFIGKKEIKFSHKNNSLRVDLPTSTDEADLVLTLTIK, encoded by the coding sequence ATGAAACTTAAACATGTAATCTGTGGTTTGGCCTTGCTGATGGGATCTGTATCCGCGAGCTATAGCCAGCAACATTATCAACCGAGTCCCGAAAATCTAAAAAATAGGGAATGGTTTGAACAATCTCGGTTTGGTGTTTTTATCCATTGGGGGGTATATAGTGTGCTGGGAGATGGTGAATGGGTCATGAATAACCAAAATATCAGTTTGGATGAATATGCATTGCTGCCTAAATTTTTCAATCCAATTTCCTTCAATGCGAAAGAATGGGCGAAGTTATTTAAACAGGCCGGAGCAAAGTATATCACCTTTACCACCAGACATCATGATGGGTTTTCGATGTGGGATAGCCAGATTTCGGATTATAACGTGGTGAAGAAATCGCCCTTCAAACGCGATATTGTGAAAGAGTTGGTGGAAGCTTGCCATGCTGAAGGGATAAAAGTGATGTTCTACTATTCACTTTTAGATTGGCACCGGGATGATTATTTACCCGTTGGTAAAACGGGTGGCGGCATTGCGGGCCGCGATTCAACAAAAGGGGATTGGAATCATTATGTCCAGTTTATGAAAAGCCAATTAACGGAGCTGTTGAGCAATTATGGCAACATCGATGGGATTTGGTTTGATGGTCATTGGGACAAGCCCAATGAAGATTGGCATTTCAAAGAAATCTATGAATTGATTCATAAGTTACAGCCACAATGTTTGGTGGGGAACAATCACCATTTGGCACCATTTGAAGGTGAAGATTTTCAGATGTTCGAACGTGATTTACCTGGGGAGAATACCACTGGGTTCGGCACGAAAGCACATGATGTTGGGATATTACCGAAGGAAGTATGTGGAACAATTGCTGGATCGTGGGGATTTGAGCTGAAAGATCGGACACGAAAATCTTTTCAGGAAGTGCTGAAATACCTGGTCAAAGCAGCTGGTCATGGCTCCAATTTATTGCTCAATGTAGGTCCAATGCCGAACGGTGAGATTCAGGACTATCAACAGGAGCGTTTGAAAGAACTTGGAAAATGGCTATCGGTGTATGGTGAAACAATCTATGGAACAGCGGGTGGGGCGGTGTCGCCAACAGACGATTATGCGTTGACAAAAAAAGGAAATCAGGTGTATCTACATGTGTTTAAAACGGATAAAAAGGAATTGTTGATCAATAACCTGCCTTATCAGGTGAAAAAAGTAAGCACATTTATCGGAAAGAAAGAGATTAAGTTTAGTCATAAGAACAATAGTCTACGCGTGGATTTGCCAACATCGACAGATGAAGCAGATTTGGTATTGACATTAACAATTAAATAA
- a CDS encoding fumarylacetoacetate hydrolase family protein gives MKLIRFGAQGKEKIGVQIDGVNYDVSAFGGDYNEQFFAEDGVARLEEFVKANEGKLIEVPQGERVGAPFARPSKIVCIGLNYLDHAKETNAPIPAEPIIFMKSTTSLVGPYDNVMIPKDSLKTDWEVEFCIVIGKKASYVEEHEALDYVVGYVLHNDVSEREYQLERGGTWDKGKGCDTFAPMGPFMATKEEIKDINNVRLWLKVNGKTYQDGNTKDLIFSVAHVVSYVSKFMTLLPGDVISTGTPAGVGLGFNPPIYLKPGDVIELGADGLGESRQTVVAYSKN, from the coding sequence ATGAAATTAATACGTTTTGGAGCTCAAGGCAAAGAGAAAATCGGTGTTCAGATCGATGGTGTAAATTACGATGTAAGCGCATTTGGTGGTGATTACAATGAGCAATTCTTTGCTGAGGATGGTGTAGCTCGTTTAGAAGAATTTGTGAAGGCAAATGAAGGTAAGTTGATTGAAGTTCCTCAAGGCGAGCGTGTCGGAGCACCTTTTGCCCGCCCATCCAAAATTGTTTGTATTGGATTGAACTATTTAGACCATGCAAAGGAGACCAATGCACCTATTCCTGCTGAACCGATCATCTTTATGAAATCGACCACTTCGTTGGTAGGTCCATACGATAATGTGATGATTCCTAAAGATTCTCTAAAAACAGATTGGGAAGTGGAATTCTGTATCGTGATCGGTAAAAAAGCCTCTTATGTAGAAGAGCATGAGGCCTTAGATTATGTGGTTGGTTATGTGTTGCACAATGATGTTTCCGAACGTGAGTATCAGTTGGAACGTGGCGGTACCTGGGATAAAGGAAAAGGATGTGATACTTTCGCACCAATGGGACCCTTCATGGCGACAAAAGAAGAAATCAAAGATATCAACAATGTGCGTCTATGGTTAAAGGTAAACGGAAAAACTTATCAGGATGGCAATACCAAGGATTTGATCTTTTCGGTAGCACATGTGGTATCGTATGTGTCTAAATTTATGACCTTGTTGCCTGGCGACGTTATTTCAACAGGTACACCTGCAGGTGTTGGTTTAGGATTTAATCCACCGATTTACTTGAAGCCTGGCGATGTTATCGAGTTAGGAGCAGATGGTCTTGGGGAGTCCCGTCAGACTGTTGTAGCGTATTCAAAAAATTAA
- the fucP gene encoding L-fucose:H+ symporter permease encodes MTNKKSYAFALILVTTLFFFWGFIHNLDPILIPHLRNAFSLSHFQASLVDSAVFIAYFVMAIPAGIIMKKYGYKAGILIGLIFFAIGCFLFVPAANTISYVFFLGALFVVACGLTILETAANPYVAILGDPVSSAQRLNFAQSFNGLAAFVAPIFGGKFILSHEPKSQEELAQMAEQAKMAYIQSETAAVKLPYVVLGILILLIAALFFFTRLPDIKDAEEEGRAGFFHALRHKNVRWAVVAQFFYVGAQVCILSFLVLYATEAAGISGKDGADYAGFAGLAFMLGRFIGTFFMRFVSASKLLIIYSAIAIVLSLFVIFGSGIQTLYALIGIAFFMSIMFPTIFAFGVQGIGADTKSASSLIVMSIVGGALLPPILGFISDKTGHFQYGYFVPLVCFIVVLLFAFQNRNVSIAETENLKSH; translated from the coding sequence ATGACGAATAAAAAGAGTTACGCATTTGCCTTGATTTTGGTGACAACCTTGTTCTTTTTTTGGGGATTTATTCATAACCTTGATCCAATTTTAATTCCGCATTTGAGGAATGCGTTTAGTTTATCCCATTTCCAGGCTTCCTTAGTCGATTCAGCTGTATTTATCGCTTATTTTGTGATGGCGATTCCTGCAGGAATTATCATGAAAAAATATGGCTATAAAGCCGGTATTTTGATCGGATTGATCTTTTTTGCCATTGGCTGTTTCCTTTTTGTACCTGCGGCCAATACGATAAGTTATGTTTTCTTTTTGGGGGCTTTGTTCGTTGTTGCTTGTGGTCTTACTATTCTGGAAACTGCAGCAAATCCGTATGTAGCGATTTTAGGAGATCCAGTTTCGTCGGCGCAACGACTTAATTTTGCACAGTCCTTTAATGGGTTAGCAGCCTTTGTTGCTCCGATTTTTGGTGGAAAATTTATTTTATCCCATGAACCCAAATCACAGGAAGAACTGGCGCAAATGGCTGAGCAGGCAAAGATGGCGTATATTCAGTCCGAAACAGCTGCTGTGAAATTGCCTTATGTGGTACTAGGGATATTGATTTTATTGATCGCTGCGTTGTTTTTCTTTACCAGATTACCTGATATCAAAGATGCTGAGGAAGAAGGTAGAGCCGGTTTTTTCCACGCGTTGCGTCATAAAAATGTGCGTTGGGCAGTGGTGGCTCAATTTTTCTATGTCGGAGCGCAAGTTTGTATTTTAAGTTTCCTCGTATTATATGCAACAGAAGCTGCCGGCATATCGGGTAAGGATGGTGCCGATTATGCTGGGTTCGCTGGATTGGCTTTTATGTTGGGCCGGTTTATCGGTACATTTTTTATGCGTTTTGTATCAGCATCCAAGCTTCTGATCATCTATTCCGCTATAGCGATCGTTCTATCCCTATTTGTCATCTTCGGATCAGGTATTCAGACCCTATATGCGCTGATTGGCATTGCGTTTTTTATGTCCATTATGTTTCCAACAATATTTGCGTTTGGTGTACAAGGTATCGGTGCCGATACGAAATCTGCGTCTAGTTTGATCGTCATGTCTATTGTTGGCGGCGCTTTATTGCCTCCAATATTAGGTTTTATCTCCGATAAAACGGGACATTTCCAATATGGCTATTTTGTACCATTGGTTTGTTTTATTGTTGTCTTGTTGTTTGCTTTCCAAAATAGAAATGTCAGTATTGCGGAAACGGAAAATCTTAAATCACATTAA
- a CDS encoding SDR family NAD(P)-dependent oxidoreductase: protein MGKLEQKVAVITGGGSGIGRAISLQFAAEGAKVHILDLNEDGGNAVVDEILALGGQAVFNRCNVTDQQEITAIAQNIGKIDILVNNAGIAHVGNLENCQSEDFERVFNVNVKGAYNALHAIVPMMKAQGSGAILNLASIAAWVGITDRFAYSMSKGAIYAMSMSVARDYMAYGIRCNSISPARVHTPFVDGFIAKNYPGKEEEMFEKLSASQPIGRMAQPEEIAKLALFLCSDDAGFITGNDYPIDGGFIKLNN from the coding sequence ATGGGAAAATTAGAACAAAAAGTAGCTGTAATTACCGGTGGTGGTAGTGGGATAGGCCGTGCGATCAGTCTGCAATTTGCTGCAGAAGGAGCAAAAGTTCATATTCTGGATTTGAATGAAGACGGTGGTAATGCTGTGGTTGATGAGATCTTGGCTTTGGGTGGTCAGGCTGTGTTTAATCGTTGTAATGTAACTGACCAGCAAGAAATTACTGCTATAGCACAAAATATCGGAAAAATTGATATTTTGGTAAATAATGCAGGTATTGCTCATGTTGGTAATTTGGAAAATTGTCAATCAGAAGATTTTGAGCGTGTTTTTAATGTGAATGTTAAGGGCGCTTATAATGCATTGCATGCTATCGTGCCGATGATGAAAGCGCAGGGTTCTGGAGCAATCCTTAATCTAGCATCCATCGCTGCATGGGTTGGTATCACGGATCGTTTTGCTTATTCGATGAGCAAAGGTGCTATTTACGCGATGTCAATGTCTGTTGCAAGGGATTACATGGCATACGGTATTCGTTGCAATAGCATTTCGCCTGCACGTGTACATACGCCATTTGTGGATGGATTTATCGCAAAAAACTATCCTGGAAAAGAGGAAGAAATGTTTGAAAAATTATCAGCAAGCCAGCCAATAGGCCGCATGGCACAACCGGAGGAAATTGCCAAATTAGCACTTTTCCTGTGTAGTGACGACGCGGGCTTTATCACTGGAAATGACTATCCAATTGATGGTGGTTTTATTAAATTGAACAATTAA
- a CDS encoding altronate dehydratase family protein, which translates to MAIQRYLQIHPMDNVLVALQDLAEGTTIVFEGKEFTLKQAVAAKHKFTIQPMEQDTEILMYGVLVGKLNTPLAEGELITTENLRHASEDFRMGNRKTAWTKPDVAAFKDKTFNGFHRSNGTVGTANYWLVIPLVFCENRNVLTLKAAFEEKLGYKVKANNYISEVEDLIGLYKSGADVNAILSQDLLANSTSSEQERLFKNVDGIKFLNHEMGCGGTRMDSDALCGLLAGYITHPNVAGATVLSLGCQHAQASILKAEIEKRSPGFDRPLYIFEQQKEGTEKELMQKAIKATFAGMMQADKNERQPATLDKLCIGLECGGSDGFSGISANPALGFVSDILVTLGGSVILAEFPELCGVEQELSDRCIDEPTAERFMSLMRTYNAKAEADGSGFYMNPSPGNIRDGLITDAIKSAGAAKKGGTSPVAAVIDYPELANGPGLNLLCTPGNDVESTTAEVAAGANIVLFTTGLGTPTGNPITPVVKLSTNTKTFEKMPDILDLNCGTIIEGTETIEEAAHRILDYVIEVASGEVKPKAVLLGQDDFIPWRRGVSL; encoded by the coding sequence ATGGCTATACAGCGCTATTTACAGATCCATCCAATGGATAATGTCCTTGTTGCATTACAGGACTTGGCTGAGGGAACAACGATTGTTTTTGAAGGTAAGGAATTTACATTAAAGCAAGCTGTTGCTGCCAAACATAAATTCACGATCCAGCCAATGGAACAAGATACAGAGATATTGATGTATGGTGTTCTGGTAGGGAAATTGAATACTCCATTAGCTGAAGGGGAACTTATTACCACCGAAAACTTGCGCCATGCATCGGAAGATTTTAGAATGGGCAACCGTAAGACAGCTTGGACAAAACCTGATGTTGCTGCATTTAAAGATAAAACGTTCAATGGATTTCATCGTTCAAATGGGACTGTTGGAACGGCCAATTACTGGTTGGTTATTCCATTGGTTTTTTGCGAAAATAGAAATGTATTGACCTTGAAGGCTGCATTTGAGGAGAAGCTGGGCTATAAAGTAAAAGCGAATAATTACATCTCTGAAGTAGAAGATCTCATCGGCCTATATAAGTCTGGTGCTGATGTAAATGCGATCCTTAGTCAGGATCTGCTTGCTAATTCGACTTCCAGTGAGCAGGAACGCCTATTCAAAAATGTCGATGGAATCAAGTTTTTGAATCATGAGATGGGATGCGGTGGAACGCGTATGGATTCGGATGCTTTATGCGGTCTTTTGGCTGGCTATATTACCCATCCGAATGTTGCGGGGGCAACCGTGTTGAGTTTGGGATGCCAGCATGCGCAGGCTTCAATTCTGAAGGCTGAAATAGAAAAGCGAAGTCCGGGTTTTGACCGTCCGCTGTATATTTTTGAACAGCAGAAAGAGGGCACTGAAAAAGAATTGATGCAAAAGGCTATTAAAGCAACTTTTGCGGGGATGATGCAAGCGGATAAGAATGAGCGTCAACCAGCCACATTGGACAAATTGTGTATTGGACTGGAATGTGGTGGCTCGGACGGATTCTCGGGTATCTCTGCCAATCCTGCGCTCGGTTTTGTGTCGGATATTTTGGTGACTTTAGGCGGATCGGTGATTCTGGCGGAGTTCCCTGAATTATGTGGCGTGGAACAGGAGTTGAGTGATCGTTGTATCGATGAGCCAACTGCGGAGCGTTTTATGTCGCTGATGCGTACGTATAATGCAAAAGCCGAGGCTGATGGCTCGGGTTTCTATATGAATCCTTCTCCGGGAAATATTCGTGATGGCTTAATTACTGACGCGATTAAGTCTGCAGGGGCAGCCAAAAAAGGAGGAACCTCACCTGTTGCAGCAGTGATTGATTATCCTGAATTGGCCAACGGTCCGGGGTTAAACTTATTATGTACTCCAGGTAATGATGTGGAAAGTACCACTGCAGAGGTGGCCGCAGGTGCCAATATCGTTTTATTTACGACGGGCCTAGGTACACCTACAGGTAACCCGATTACACCTGTTGTGAAACTATCCACAAATACCAAGACTTTTGAGAAAATGCCCGATATCCTGGATTTGAACTGTGGTACCATTATCGAAGGTACAGAGACTATTGAGGAGGCTGCACATCGTATTTTGGATTATGTGATAGAAGTTGCTTCCGGTGAAGTGAAACCAAAAGCGGTGTTATTGGGGCAAGACGATTTCATTCCATGGCGTAGAGGTGTTTCATTGTAG
- a CDS encoding amidohydrolase family protein — protein MRIDTHQHFWKFDPIRDRWITEEMQVIKRDFSPLDIQFVLERNGFGGSVAVQADQSKEETAYLVQLANDYPFIKGVVGWIDLQAADIRQQLDGYQSDTVIKGFRHIVEGEADPDFLIRPAILNGLKALADYGYTYDLLIRPRHYAATLDCVQQNPNLQFVLDHIAKPPIKSKAFDEWATFIDALSAFPNVVCKVSGLATEADWEGWKLDDFKQYLEHIFARFGKERIMYGSDWPVCLLAASYEESIAIVEDKLGQFTAAEKNAFWAENAIRVYNL, from the coding sequence ATGCGTATAGATACCCATCAGCATTTCTGGAAATTCGACCCAATTAGAGATCGTTGGATTACCGAAGAAATGCAGGTCATAAAACGTGATTTCAGCCCTTTAGATATTCAGTTTGTGCTTGAACGAAATGGATTCGGAGGGAGTGTTGCTGTTCAGGCAGATCAATCCAAAGAAGAGACTGCTTATTTGGTTCAGCTGGCTAATGATTATCCTTTTATTAAAGGCGTTGTGGGCTGGATTGATCTTCAAGCAGCAGATATTCGACAACAGTTGGATGGCTATCAATCAGATACGGTCATCAAAGGATTTCGTCACATTGTTGAAGGAGAAGCGGATCCTGATTTTCTTATCCGCCCTGCCATACTAAATGGACTGAAGGCATTGGCAGATTATGGTTATACTTATGATCTGCTCATCCGTCCACGTCATTATGCAGCAACACTGGATTGTGTGCAGCAAAATCCAAATCTACAATTTGTGTTGGATCATATTGCCAAACCGCCAATCAAGTCGAAAGCATTTGATGAGTGGGCAACGTTTATCGATGCGCTATCGGCTTTTCCGAATGTTGTATGTAAAGTTTCTGGACTTGCAACAGAGGCCGATTGGGAGGGATGGAAGCTTGATGATTTTAAACAATATCTGGAGCATATCTTTGCACGTTTTGGAAAGGAGCGCATTATGTACGGGTCAGATTGGCCGGTATGTCTATTGGCGGCATCTTACGAAGAAAGTATTGCCATAGTTGAAGATAAACTAGGGCAATTTACAGCTGCAGAGAAGAACGCATTTTGGGCAGAGAACGCTATACGCGTGTATAATCTTTAA
- a CDS encoding NAD(P)H-quinone oxidoreductase: MMKAVIITEPGGPEVLEVHDVEMPQIGELEVLVEVKAAGVNRPDVFQRKGNYPAPPGVDARIPGLEIAGIVVAKGKDVVDWSIGDRVCALVGGGGYASYAKVYQGHCLPIPDHLDFAEAASLPETVFTVWDNVFRRGRLQADDHFLVHGGAGGIGSTAIQLATLFGAVVYTTVSSAEKASFCKSLGASKTINYKTEDFLEVLKPLGVDVILDSIGGSYFEKNINLLNPDGRLVYINAMESARVELNLLKLMQKRIVLTGSTLRARDREFKQVLRDDIWSQVWPKLSAGDFRPTLYRVLPFAEAAEAHRLMEDSSVLGKIVLSF, encoded by the coding sequence ATGATGAAAGCCGTTATTATTACTGAACCGGGTGGACCGGAAGTTTTGGAAGTCCACGATGTGGAGATGCCACAGATCGGTGAACTGGAGGTTTTGGTGGAAGTAAAGGCTGCAGGAGTAAATAGGCCTGATGTTTTTCAGCGTAAAGGCAACTATCCGGCACCTCCCGGTGTGGATGCGCGAATACCGGGATTGGAAATAGCAGGGATTGTAGTCGCTAAAGGGAAGGATGTGGTTGATTGGTCTATTGGTGATCGTGTATGTGCACTTGTTGGCGGAGGAGGCTATGCTTCCTACGCAAAAGTCTATCAGGGACATTGTTTACCTATTCCCGATCATTTAGATTTTGCGGAGGCTGCTTCGCTGCCCGAGACCGTTTTTACGGTCTGGGACAATGTCTTTCGACGGGGAAGGTTGCAGGCCGACGATCATTTTTTGGTGCACGGTGGTGCTGGTGGGATCGGCAGTACGGCCATTCAATTAGCGACCTTGTTTGGTGCGGTAGTCTATACGACAGTCAGCTCAGCTGAAAAGGCTAGCTTTTGTAAATCATTGGGAGCCAGCAAAACAATAAATTATAAAACCGAGGATTTTCTGGAGGTGCTGAAGCCTTTGGGGGTTGATGTTATTTTAGACAGTATTGGCGGATCATATTTTGAGAAAAATATCAATCTATTGAACCCTGATGGCCGGTTGGTTTACATTAATGCGATGGAAAGCGCAAGAGTCGAGTTAAACTTGCTCAAATTAATGCAGAAACGGATTGTTTTAACGGGAAGTACACTGCGGGCGAGAGACCGTGAATTTAAGCAAGTGTTACGGGATGATATCTGGTCTCAAGTATGGCCCAAGCTTAGCGCTGGCGATTTCAGACCTACTTTATACCGTGTGCTTCCTTTTGCGGAGGCCGCTGAAGCCCATCGATTGATGGAAGATTCAAGCGTATTGGGTAAAATCGTCTTAAGTTTTTGA
- a CDS encoding AraC family transcriptional regulator, which yields MKAQLLHLNSNLEHSFNARRDNTPQYHNLWHYHEELELIYFAKGSGTQFIGDSVRRFESGDITLVGSNLPHYWLFDEIYLQEEEAESADIRVLHFKENFWGNDFINLPENKSIKDLIRVAKRSISLLESSRLKTVQLIDAILAATGTTRIIHLLEILQYISAEEQHDLLTSPTFSIQLQDQDANRMQIAMQYIGENYRDQIRLQELASLTGMTPNSFCRYFKSQIGKTLFQFLIEMRVKTACNLLIENKQTVKQICFESGFQNFSSFHKYFKNVTGTTPLSFQRSKT from the coding sequence ATGAAAGCACAGCTGCTTCATTTAAACAGCAATCTTGAGCATTCGTTCAACGCGAGAAGAGACAATACGCCCCAGTACCATAATCTTTGGCATTACCATGAAGAACTGGAATTGATTTATTTTGCCAAAGGCTCAGGTACCCAATTTATTGGCGATAGCGTCCGGCGCTTTGAATCGGGCGATATTACCCTTGTTGGTTCAAACCTGCCTCACTATTGGTTATTTGACGAAATTTATCTTCAAGAGGAAGAAGCAGAGAGTGCAGATATTCGTGTACTTCATTTTAAGGAAAATTTTTGGGGAAATGATTTCATCAATTTACCTGAAAATAAATCCATCAAAGACCTTATACGTGTAGCCAAAAGAAGCATTTCATTATTGGAGAGCAGCCGACTAAAAACTGTTCAATTAATTGATGCTATACTGGCAGCAACAGGTACCACACGTATTATTCATTTATTAGAAATTTTACAATATATTTCGGCCGAAGAACAACATGATCTATTAACGAGTCCCACTTTTAGCATACAGCTGCAAGATCAGGACGCCAACCGTATGCAGATTGCCATGCAATATATCGGTGAAAATTATCGCGACCAGATACGACTGCAGGAACTTGCTTCCCTAACGGGAATGACCCCCAATTCGTTCTGCCGTTATTTCAAATCACAAATCGGAAAAACACTCTTTCAGTTTCTGATCGAAATGCGTGTGAAGACAGCCTGCAATTTATTAATAGAAAACAAACAGACGGTGAAGCAGATCTGCTTTGAATCGGGCTTTCAAAACTTTTCGAGCTTCCATAAATACTTCAAAAATGTAACTGGCACGACACCGCTCAGCTTTCAGCGATCAAAAACTTAA